From Leptolyngbya sp. KIOST-1, one genomic window encodes:
- the patD gene encoding heterocyst frequency control protein PatD: MIIALSNLRSQLQALADLARTANPSGDRLQEQFLLAQQHFQHQILPLGNEVAIAQPVITEMNRTFRLLAMDVAFLGAARQSATTQRRQRQLIEKLEQLLGFCEALDQAIDDTP; the protein is encoded by the coding sequence ATGATAATTGCCCTGTCAAATCTGCGATCGCAGCTGCAAGCCCTCGCCGATCTGGCCCGCACCGCCAACCCCAGCGGTGACCGATTGCAGGAGCAGTTTTTGCTGGCTCAGCAGCATTTCCAGCACCAGATTTTACCCCTGGGCAACGAGGTAGCGATCGCCCAGCCGGTGATTACCGAAATGAATCGCACTTTTAGGCTGCTGGCGATGGATGTGGCCTTTTTGGGGGCGGCCCGCCAGTCTGCCACGACGCAGCGGCGCCAGCGGCAGCTAATTGAAAAGCTGGAGCAGCTGCTGGGCTTTTGCGAGGCGCTGGATCAGGCGATCGATGACACACCCTAG